Proteins encoded within one genomic window of Granulicella pectinivorans:
- a CDS encoding PepSY domain-containing protein has protein sequence MSNATKSEETHEQGRRHYRAVWRWHFYAGIFCIPFVVWLACTGSYFKKVRQMTGAAALHQDWTNGRSSELAERASSNRNVLGSQDGMPGMEYAGHMGHTMPLTIGTPNNAPFNVLVSTAYSLRLADPVEVMPAMRPGETWALAVYLPEMAASLILVLLVEKFVLSRIPSVSRWLGLVRA, from the coding sequence ATGAGCAACGCAACAAAGAGCGAAGAGACGCACGAACAGGGCCGCCGGCACTACCGTGCCGTATGGCGATGGCACTTCTACGCGGGAATCTTCTGTATCCCCTTTGTCGTCTGGCTGGCCTGCACCGGATCGTACTTCAAGAAAGTCCGGCAGATGACGGGCGCTGCAGCCCTTCATCAGGATTGGACGAACGGCCGTTCGTCGGAGCTTGCCGAACGAGCCTCTTCCAACAGAAACGTGCTAGGGTCGCAGGACGGCATGCCGGGGATGGAGTACGCCGGACATATGGGGCACACGATGCCATTGACGATTGGCACTCCGAACAACGCACCGTTCAATGTCCTTGTCTCGACGGCCTATTCGCTGCGCCTGGCAGACCCGGTTGAGGTCATGCCTGCGATGAGGCCCGGAGAGACATGGGCTCTTGCGGTTTACCTGCCCGAGATGGCAGCCTCGCTTATCCTTGTGCTACTGGTTGAAAAGTTTGTGCTTTCCCGGATTCCGTCTGTCAGCCGCTGGCTGGGATTGGTTCGGGCATGA